A region of Burkholderiales bacterium JOSHI_001 DNA encodes the following proteins:
- a CDS encoding PA domain-containing protein (PFAM: PA domain): MKTNTLIAAGLLGLALAAPAGAARMVLNNVDAPGIGFNDPTPATPVGGNAGTTVGAQRLVAYSRALELWGKTLRSDVTVVVRGSFARLDCVRGVLAQAGAIQIFSDFPRTPLPGHWYGVALANAIAGEDLAPGPLDIPGPTDNGNDDIIASFNGDVGKADCLPGPGWYYGLDNNAPAGQIDFLDTFMHEVAHGLGFQNFVNEGTGNLVDGLPDVYMANTLDLSTRRKWNTLTGPEIVASALRNGKVVWDGANVTANAPLVLGPFEGIRLSGALTGEPEFGTAAFGAPPSVANFSGAVVLATDSVAAPGGGTITDGCEPITAAVAGKIALVDRGLCGFVVKAKNAQNAGATGLIVANTLGRGVAGMAGTDPTVTIPSILVSNADGDAIKAALPTVSVAYFVDPTRRAGAAEGFVRLFAPPVYQPGSSISHFDVVASPSLLMEPNITLDLRSAQSLDLTSSLMKDIGWKLETLKIGRCDTGVASTLRTGQMLHASVDACVGIATKQREFRDCVRDVTKQARRDRLLSGHERSRILHCIGEHDRDDDRD, translated from the coding sequence GTGAAAACCAACACACTGATCGCCGCCGGCCTGCTCGGCCTCGCCCTGGCCGCCCCCGCGGGCGCTGCCCGCATGGTGCTGAACAACGTCGACGCCCCGGGCATCGGCTTCAACGACCCGACGCCGGCCACGCCGGTGGGCGGCAACGCCGGCACCACCGTTGGCGCGCAGCGCCTGGTGGCCTACAGCCGGGCCCTGGAACTGTGGGGCAAGACCCTGCGCAGCGACGTGACCGTCGTGGTGCGGGGGTCCTTCGCCCGGCTGGACTGCGTGCGCGGCGTGCTGGCACAGGCGGGTGCCATCCAGATCTTCTCCGACTTTCCCCGCACGCCCTTGCCTGGCCATTGGTACGGCGTGGCGCTGGCCAACGCCATCGCGGGCGAGGACCTCGCGCCCGGGCCGCTGGACATCCCCGGCCCCACCGACAACGGCAACGACGACATCATCGCCAGCTTCAACGGCGACGTCGGCAAGGCCGACTGCCTGCCCGGCCCGGGCTGGTACTACGGGCTGGACAACAACGCCCCGGCCGGCCAGATCGACTTCCTGGACACCTTCATGCACGAGGTGGCGCATGGCCTGGGCTTCCAGAACTTCGTCAACGAAGGCACCGGCAACCTGGTCGACGGCCTGCCCGACGTGTACATGGCCAACACCCTGGACCTGAGCACGCGCCGCAAGTGGAACACCTTGACAGGGCCGGAGATCGTGGCCTCGGCCCTGCGCAATGGCAAGGTGGTCTGGGACGGCGCCAACGTGACGGCCAACGCGCCGCTGGTGCTGGGGCCCTTCGAAGGCATCCGGTTGTCCGGCGCCCTGACCGGTGAGCCCGAATTCGGCACCGCCGCCTTCGGCGCCCCGCCCAGCGTGGCCAACTTCAGCGGCGCCGTGGTGCTGGCCACCGACAGCGTGGCCGCGCCGGGCGGTGGCACCATCACCGACGGCTGCGAGCCCATCACCGCCGCGGTGGCGGGCAAGATCGCGCTGGTGGACCGGGGGCTGTGCGGTTTCGTCGTGAAGGCGAAGAACGCCCAGAACGCCGGCGCCACGGGCCTGATCGTGGCCAACACCCTGGGCCGCGGCGTGGCCGGCATGGCCGGCACCGACCCCACGGTCACCATCCCGTCGATCCTGGTGTCCAACGCCGACGGCGATGCGATCAAGGCCGCGTTGCCGACCGTGAGCGTGGCCTACTTCGTCGATCCCACCCGCCGCGCCGGTGCGGCAGAAGGGTTCGTCCGCCTGTTCGCGCCGCCGGTCTACCAGCCCGGCTCGTCCATCTCCCACTTCGACGTCGTGGCCTCGCCCAGCCTGCTGATGGAGCCCAACATCACCCTGGACCTGCGTTCGGCGCAGAGCCTGGACCTGACCTCGTCGCTGATGAAGGACATCGGCTGGAAGCTGGAAACCCTGAAGATCGGCCGCTGCGACACCGGCGTCGCCAGCACGCTGCGCACCGGTCAGATGCTTCACGCCAGCGTGGACGCCTGCGTGGGCATTGCCACCAAGCAGCGCGAGTTCAGGGACTGCGTGCGCGACGTGACCAAGCAGGCGCGGCGTGATCGGCTGCTGAGCGGGCATGAGCGCTCGCGCATCCTGCACTGCATCGGCGAACACGACCGCGACGACGACCGCGACTGA
- a CDS encoding glutamate N-acetyltransferase/amino-acid acetyltransferase (PFAM: ArgJ family~TIGRFAM: glutamate N-acetyltransferase/amino-acid acetyltransferase) translates to MPVNLIAPDPAHLYPVAGLRIGTAMAGVRKANRRDLVVFELAAGSAVAGVFTKNRFCAAPVQVCREHLAGAAGIRAMVVNTGNANAGTGADGLARARRSCEALAAQMAITPQQVLPFSTGVIMETLPVDRIEAGLPAALADLKAANWAVAAEGIMTTDTLPKAASRQVQVGGKTVTVTGIAKGAGMIRPNMATMLGFVATDAAIAPALLQPLVTEAANASFNRITIDGDTSTNDSFVLVATQAAGNAAITSLDSADGRALRDAVLAVSQQLAQAIVRDGEGATKFITVQVDAGRTEDECQRVAYAIAHSPLVKTAFFASDPNLGRILAAVGYAGIDDLDQGLIDLYLDDVHVAVKGGRHPSYEEAQGARVMKQAEITVRVVLNRGKAQATVWTCDLSYDYVKINADYRS, encoded by the coding sequence ATGCCTGTCAACCTGATCGCCCCTGACCCGGCCCACCTTTACCCGGTTGCCGGGCTCCGCATCGGCACCGCCATGGCCGGCGTGCGCAAGGCCAACCGGCGTGACCTGGTGGTGTTCGAACTGGCGGCGGGTTCGGCCGTGGCTGGGGTGTTCACCAAGAACCGCTTCTGCGCCGCGCCGGTGCAGGTGTGCCGCGAACACCTGGCCGGCGCTGCCGGCATCCGCGCCATGGTGGTGAACACCGGCAATGCCAACGCCGGCACCGGCGCCGATGGCCTGGCGCGCGCGCGGCGCAGCTGCGAGGCGCTGGCCGCGCAGATGGCGATCACGCCGCAGCAGGTGCTGCCGTTTTCCACCGGCGTGATCATGGAAACCCTGCCGGTGGACCGCATCGAAGCCGGCCTGCCCGCGGCCCTGGCCGACCTGAAGGCCGCGAACTGGGCGGTGGCGGCCGAGGGCATCATGACCACCGACACCCTGCCCAAGGCGGCGTCGCGCCAGGTGCAGGTCGGCGGCAAGACCGTCACTGTCACCGGCATCGCCAAGGGCGCCGGCATGATCCGGCCCAACATGGCCACCATGCTGGGCTTCGTGGCCACCGACGCGGCCATCGCGCCAGCGCTGCTGCAGCCCCTGGTCACCGAAGCGGCCAACGCCAGCTTCAACCGCATCACCATCGACGGCGACACCTCCACCAACGACAGCTTCGTGCTGGTGGCCACCCAGGCCGCGGGCAACGCGGCCATCACGTCCCTGGATTCCGCCGATGGCCGCGCGCTGCGCGACGCGGTGCTGGCGGTCAGCCAGCAGCTGGCCCAGGCCATCGTGCGCGACGGCGAAGGCGCCACCAAGTTCATCACGGTGCAGGTGGACGCGGGCCGCACCGAAGACGAATGCCAGCGCGTGGCCTACGCCATTGCGCATTCACCGCTGGTGAAGACCGCCTTCTTCGCCAGCGACCCCAACCTGGGCCGCATCCTGGCCGCGGTGGGGTATGCCGGCATCGACGACCTGGACCAGGGCCTGATCGACCTGTACCTGGACGACGTGCACGTGGCGGTGAAGGGCGGGCGCCATCCGTCCTATGAAGAAGCGCAGGGCGCGCGCGTGATGAAGCAGGCTGAGATCACGGTGCGCGTGGTGCTGAACCGCGGCAAGGCCCAAGCCACGGTGTGGACCTGCGATCTTTCGTACGACTACGTGAAGATCAACGCTGACTACAGGTCCTGA
- a CDS encoding Integral membrane protein CcmA involved in cell shape determination (PFAM: Protein of unknown function, DUF583): MNDDHSAAARLVPADQLNAISSLIAEGAVFEGSFSSAQDLGLKIDGVLKGGITFQTGGTVHVGPTGMVDNTTIEADHVLLEGKVRGTIIARKTLEITGSATLQGDAQYDAMIDVHPRARIRGKVEYRGDIDSPSN; the protein is encoded by the coding sequence ATGAACGACGATCACAGCGCCGCCGCCCGCCTGGTTCCTGCCGATCAGTTGAACGCCATTTCCAGCCTCATCGCCGAAGGGGCGGTGTTCGAAGGCTCGTTCAGTTCGGCCCAGGACCTGGGCCTGAAGATCGACGGCGTGTTGAAAGGCGGCATCACCTTCCAGACCGGCGGCACGGTGCACGTGGGCCCCACCGGCATGGTGGACAACACCACCATCGAAGCCGACCACGTGCTGCTGGAAGGCAAGGTGCGCGGCACCATCATTGCGCGCAAGACGCTGGAAATCACCGGCTCGGCCACGCTGCAGGGCGACGCCCAGTACGACGCCATGATCGACGTGCACCCGCGCGCGCGCATCCGCGGCAAGGTGGAATACCGCGGCGACATCGATTCGCCGTCGAACTGA
- a CDS encoding Integral membrane protein CcmA involved in cell shape determination (PFAM: Protein of unknown function, DUF583; overlaps another CDS with the same product name): MTQRARRFELPSNLDVGLTMDSESNSPPQDGDAAPEAAGVAVPMGSAMPVVERVPVLLEGQEAAAPVPQGDEPSRHSMIGHGLSFTGSADIVGSLTIAGEVLGDVRVAESAVAGQVTITDTGTVVGDVRARSISVLGSTEGLLDAGGGKVSLHSSASVSGRIRYTHLQVNGADLNAQLERVRPDGERAATPR, from the coding sequence ATGACGCAACGCGCCCGGCGTTTCGAACTCCCCTCCAACCTCGACGTGGGCCTCACCATGGACAGCGAAAGCAACTCCCCCCCCCAGGACGGCGACGCGGCCCCCGAAGCGGCCGGCGTGGCCGTGCCCATGGGCAGCGCCATGCCCGTGGTCGAGCGCGTGCCGGTGCTGTTGGAGGGCCAGGAGGCCGCGGCCCCGGTGCCCCAGGGCGACGAGCCGTCGCGCCATTCCATGATCGGCCACGGCCTGTCCTTCACCGGCAGCGCCGACATCGTGGGCTCGCTCACCATCGCCGGCGAAGTGCTGGGGGATGTGCGGGTGGCCGAATCGGCCGTGGCCGGCCAGGTCACCATCACCGACACCGGCACCGTGGTGGGCGATGTGCGTGCGCGCAGCATCTCGGTGCTGGGCAGCACCGAAGGCCTGCTGGACGCGGGCGGCGGCAAGGTGTCGCTGCACAGCTCGGCCAGCGTGTCAGGTCGCATCCGCTACACGCACCTGCAGGTCAACGGCGCAGACCTGAACGCGCAGCTGGAGCGGGTGCGTCCGGATGGCGAACGGGCTGCCACCCCCCGCTAG
- a CDS encoding Integral membrane protein CcmA involved in cell shape determination (PFAM: Protein of unknown function, DUF583; overlaps another CDS with the same product name), which yields MSAAAPTAATALDRSQDTLVIDPVRMNIVNRVAAGTSLAGDFSFKGGLLLQGELTGSGDVAGRLVVWHGARLTGRFKVLGDLYVLGRLGFDVEGEDEATEVECLGTAFVASTGVSTGRIIAARLRMYDGAVLQGPFSTTRPEHALPVLK from the coding sequence ATGAGCGCCGCAGCTCCCACCGCCGCCACCGCCCTGGACCGCAGCCAGGACACCCTGGTCATCGACCCGGTGCGCATGAACATCGTCAACCGCGTGGCGGCAGGCACCTCGCTGGCCGGCGACTTCAGTTTCAAGGGCGGCCTGCTGCTGCAGGGTGAACTCACCGGCAGCGGCGACGTCGCCGGCCGCCTGGTGGTGTGGCATGGCGCCCGCCTGACCGGGCGCTTCAAGGTGCTGGGCGACCTGTACGTGCTGGGCCGCCTGGGCTTCGACGTCGAAGGCGAGGACGAAGCCACCGAGGTGGAATGCCTGGGCACCGCCTTCGTTGCCAGCACCGGCGTGAGCACCGGCCGCATCATCGCCGCGCGACTGCGTATGTATGATGGAGCGGTCCTTCAAGGGCCGTTTTCCACCACCCGTCCAGAACACGCCCTCCCGGTGCTGAAATGA
- a CDS encoding arabinose efflux permease family protein (PFAM: Bacterial protein of unknown function (DUF894)), whose translation MSHHAPWHQRWQQAALRRLLPAPDDLLRDAVYRRLFASILVSSLGGQVTMLALPLTAAVLLNASPTQMGLLTAAEIAPFVLFSLPAGVWLDRVKKLPVYIAGEAVLGLAVASVPLAHAMGWLTMAWLYAVGFVLGTIHTTAGSAAQIVLTQVVARERLVEAHARNALASSGAEVVGPGLAGVLIRAVGAPVALLVDAVMLMFSAAILRGVKVSERRVPRPDAHFWRDLRSGVAFVRGHRLLVTLACAVGAFQCFHQAAMVVNILFATRTLGLTEQEIGSCFVALGLGTVLASVQGHSISRRIGPGPSLALAFAICASGWAVLAAAPANRWGVLAFAFMLFAFGVGAVLIFVNFLALRQAVTPEPMLGRMTSTMRWLILIPAGPGALLGGWLGEHVGLRAALGFAGGGAALLALVAWRHPVLRAVRELPQPQAQDDFIGEEAALPPVLTAPQAGSGA comes from the coding sequence ATGAGCCACCACGCTCCGTGGCACCAGCGATGGCAGCAGGCCGCCCTGCGGCGCCTGCTGCCTGCCCCCGACGACCTCTTGCGCGACGCCGTCTACCGTCGCCTGTTCGCCAGCATCCTGGTCAGCTCGCTGGGCGGGCAGGTCACCATGCTGGCGCTGCCGCTCACCGCGGCGGTACTGCTGAATGCATCGCCCACCCAGATGGGCCTGCTCACCGCGGCCGAGATCGCGCCCTTCGTGCTGTTCTCGCTGCCCGCCGGCGTGTGGCTGGACCGGGTGAAGAAGCTGCCTGTGTACATCGCCGGTGAAGCGGTGCTGGGCCTGGCGGTGGCCAGCGTGCCGCTGGCCCATGCGATGGGCTGGCTGACCATGGCCTGGCTGTATGCCGTGGGCTTTGTGCTGGGCACCATCCACACCACCGCCGGCAGCGCCGCGCAGATCGTGCTGACGCAGGTGGTGGCGCGCGAACGGCTGGTGGAGGCGCACGCGCGCAACGCCCTGGCCAGTTCAGGTGCCGAGGTGGTGGGTCCGGGTCTGGCCGGGGTGCTGATCCGCGCCGTGGGTGCGCCGGTGGCCTTGCTGGTGGACGCGGTGATGCTGATGTTCTCGGCCGCCATCCTGCGTGGCGTGAAGGTGAGCGAACGCCGCGTGCCGCGCCCTGACGCCCACTTCTGGCGCGACCTGCGCTCGGGCGTGGCCTTCGTGCGCGGCCACCGCTTGCTGGTGACGCTGGCCTGCGCGGTGGGTGCCTTCCAGTGCTTTCACCAGGCGGCCATGGTGGTGAACATCCTGTTCGCCACCCGCACCCTGGGCCTCACCGAGCAGGAAATTGGCAGTTGCTTCGTGGCCCTGGGTCTGGGCACGGTGCTGGCCAGCGTGCAGGGCCACAGCATCAGCCGGCGCATCGGGCCCGGGCCCAGCCTGGCGCTGGCTTTTGCCATCTGCGCCAGTGGCTGGGCGGTGCTGGCCGCCGCGCCGGCCAACCGCTGGGGCGTGCTGGCCTTCGCTTTCATGCTGTTCGCCTTCGGCGTGGGCGCCGTGCTGATCTTCGTGAACTTCCTGGCCCTGCGCCAGGCGGTCACGCCCGAGCCCATGCTGGGCCGCATGACCAGCACCATGCGCTGGCTCATCCTCATCCCGGCCGGGCCGGGCGCGTTGCTGGGCGGTTGGCTGGGCGAACACGTGGGCCTGCGTGCCGCGCTGGGTTTCGCTGGCGGTGGTGCGGCCTTGCTGGCCCTGGTGGCCTGGCGTCACCCGGTGTTGCGGGCGGTGCGCGAACTGCCCCAGCCGCAGGCGCAGGACGACTTCATCGGCGAGGAAGCGGCCCTGCCGCCGGTGCTGACGGCGCCCCAGGCCGGCAGCGGTGCCTGA
- a CDS encoding glycerophosphoryl diester phosphodiesterase (PFAM: Glycerophosphoryl diester phosphodiesterase family), giving the protein MALTTPWPYPFWIAHRGAGKLAPENTLAAFRVGAGHGWRAFECDVKLSADDEPFLLHDATLERTTPEAGVAGERTWSVLSCIDAGAWHSRRYAGEPIPHLQAIARFVQANGFALNIEVKPTPGTSNATGRVVAQQVKALWAGQALVPLLSSFQVDALKGARDAAPELPRALLVDTLWDGWHDAATDLGCVAVVANHTLADAAFIRRLHASGLRALVYTVNDPAAAQRLIADGIDGIITDAVDRFSPVG; this is encoded by the coding sequence ATGGCGCTGACCACCCCCTGGCCCTACCCCTTCTGGATCGCCCACCGCGGTGCCGGCAAGCTGGCACCGGAAAACACGCTGGCGGCGTTTCGCGTCGGCGCCGGCCACGGTTGGCGCGCCTTCGAGTGCGACGTGAAGCTGTCGGCCGACGACGAACCCTTCCTGCTGCATGACGCCACGCTGGAGCGCACCACGCCCGAAGCCGGCGTGGCGGGCGAACGCACCTGGTCCGTGCTGTCGTGCATCGATGCCGGCGCCTGGCACAGCCGGCGCTACGCAGGAGAGCCCATCCCTCACCTGCAAGCCATTGCCCGCTTCGTTCAGGCCAATGGCTTCGCGCTGAACATCGAGGTCAAACCCACGCCGGGAACGTCGAACGCCACCGGGCGCGTGGTGGCTCAGCAGGTGAAAGCCCTGTGGGCCGGTCAGGCGCTGGTGCCTTTGCTCAGTTCCTTCCAGGTGGACGCCTTGAAAGGCGCCCGCGACGCCGCGCCCGAACTGCCGCGCGCGCTGCTGGTGGACACGCTGTGGGACGGCTGGCACGACGCGGCCACCGACCTGGGCTGCGTGGCCGTGGTGGCCAACCACACGCTGGCCGACGCGGCCTTCATCCGGCGCCTGCACGCCAGCGGCCTGCGCGCGCTGGTCTACACGGTGAACGACCCCGCAGCGGCGCAACGGCTCATTGCAGACGGCATCGACGGCATCATCACCGACGCGGTGGACCGGTTCAGCCCGGTGGGCTGA
- a CDS encoding ATPase component of ABC-type sugar transporter (PFAM: ABC transporter; TOBE domain) — MAAISLRNVEKSYGSGAKANKVIHGVNAEIADGEFIVIVGPSGCGKSTLLRMVAGLEEITGGEICIGGRVVNDVEPAQRDIAMVFQNYALYPHMSVYDNMAYGLKIAKVPKAEIDTRVNKAAKILELGALLERTPRQLSGGQRQRVAMGRAIVRQPQVFLFDEPLSNLDAKLRAQTRLEIQKLHAELGITSLFVTHDQVEAMTLAQRMIVMNAGRMEQVGTPEQVYGTPASTFVAGFIGSPPMNLITGAASGSRFTLGAQALELPAPAPRNGELILGLRPEHAQLGSGRWPMVVQMLEMLGAERLVYGRIGDAMFTLRIDGTLPPPKLGETVMVNAPPQHLHWFDATNGQRVG; from the coding sequence ATGGCTGCCATCAGTCTGCGCAACGTCGAAAAGTCCTACGGCAGCGGTGCCAAGGCCAACAAGGTGATCCATGGCGTGAACGCCGAGATCGCGGATGGTGAGTTCATCGTCATCGTCGGCCCCAGCGGCTGCGGCAAGAGCACCCTGCTGCGCATGGTGGCGGGGCTGGAGGAAATCACCGGCGGTGAAATCTGCATTGGCGGGCGCGTGGTGAACGACGTGGAACCGGCGCAGCGCGACATCGCCATGGTGTTCCAGAACTACGCGCTCTACCCGCACATGAGCGTGTACGACAACATGGCCTATGGCCTGAAGATCGCCAAGGTGCCCAAGGCCGAGATCGACACCCGGGTGAACAAGGCGGCCAAGATCCTGGAATTGGGCGCACTGCTCGAACGCACGCCGCGGCAGTTGTCCGGCGGGCAGCGCCAGCGCGTGGCCATGGGTCGGGCCATCGTGCGCCAGCCGCAGGTCTTCCTGTTCGACGAGCCGCTGTCCAACCTGGACGCCAAGCTGCGCGCGCAGACCCGTCTGGAAATCCAGAAGCTGCATGCCGAGCTCGGCATCACCAGCCTGTTCGTCACCCACGACCAGGTAGAGGCCATGACCCTGGCGCAGCGCATGATCGTGATGAACGCCGGCCGCATGGAACAGGTGGGCACCCCCGAGCAGGTGTACGGCACGCCGGCGTCCACCTTCGTGGCCGGCTTCATCGGCAGCCCGCCGATGAACCTGATCACCGGCGCGGCCAGCGGCAGCCGTTTCACGCTGGGCGCGCAGGCGCTGGAACTTCCGGCGCCCGCGCCGCGCAATGGTGAGCTCATCCTGGGTTTGCGGCCCGAACATGCGCAACTGGGCAGCGGCCGGTGGCCGATGGTGGTGCAGATGCTGGAAATGCTGGGCGCCGAACGCCTGGTGTACGGACGCATTGGCGACGCGATGTTCACGCTGCGCATCGACGGCACCTTGCCACCGCCCAAGCTGGGCGAGACCGTGATGGTGAACGCCCCACCGCAGCACCTGCACTGGTTCGACGCGACCAACGGCCAGCGCGTGGGTTGA
- a CDS encoding ABC-type sugar transport system, permease component (PFAM: Binding-protein-dependent transport system inner membrane component) produces the protein MVERSPLLSFFSHLVLLLGVLVVALPVYITFVASTRSTEEIVHPPMPLVVGPHAAENYTAAITGVREGPGSKAAVGRMMWVSFVMAMSIALGKIAISLLSAFAIVYFRFPFRMLCFWAIFITLMLPVEVRIAPTYKVVSDLGMLNSYAGLTVPLIASATATFLFRQFFLTVPEELAEAARIDGAGPMRFFKDVLVPLSATSIAALFVIQFIYGWNQYLWPLLVTTDESMYPVVIGIKRMISGGDAQTDWAVIMATAMLAMVPPALVVMLMQKWFVKGLVDTEK, from the coding sequence GTGGTTGAACGCTCCCCGCTGCTGAGCTTTTTTTCGCACCTGGTGCTGCTGCTGGGCGTGCTGGTGGTGGCGCTGCCGGTGTACATCACCTTCGTGGCCAGCACGCGCAGCACCGAAGAGATCGTGCACCCGCCCATGCCCCTGGTGGTGGGGCCGCACGCAGCGGAAAACTACACCGCCGCCATCACCGGCGTGCGCGAAGGCCCGGGCAGCAAGGCCGCGGTGGGCCGCATGATGTGGGTCAGCTTCGTGATGGCCATGAGCATCGCCCTGGGCAAGATCGCCATCTCGCTGCTGTCGGCCTTTGCCATCGTGTACTTCCGCTTCCCGTTCCGGATGCTGTGCTTCTGGGCCATCTTCATCACCCTGATGCTGCCAGTGGAGGTGCGCATCGCGCCCACCTACAAGGTGGTGTCCGATCTGGGCATGCTGAACAGCTACGCCGGGCTGACGGTGCCGCTGATCGCCAGCGCCACCGCCACCTTCCTGTTCCGTCAGTTCTTCCTGACCGTTCCCGAAGAACTGGCCGAGGCCGCGCGCATCGACGGCGCGGGCCCCATGCGCTTCTTCAAGGACGTGCTGGTGCCGCTGTCGGCCACCAGCATCGCGGCGCTGTTCGTCATCCAGTTCATCTACGGCTGGAACCAGTACCTGTGGCCGCTGCTGGTGACCACGGACGAGAGCATGTACCCGGTGGTCATCGGCATCAAGCGCATGATTTCCGGCGGCGACGCGCAGACCGACTGGGCCGTGATCATGGCCACCGCCATGCTGGCCATGGTGCCCCCCGCACTGGTGGTGATGCTGATGCAGAAATGGTTCGTCAAGGGCCTTGTGGACACGGAAAAGTAA
- a CDS encoding permease component of ABC-type sugar transporter (PFAM: Binding-protein-dependent transport system inner membrane component) produces MAADKRVVFRSAWLPWVLLAPQLVIVAVFFFWPAGQALLQSLQQSDAFGTSVSFVGLENFRNLFGDPTYVASFKTTALFSVLVAGLGIAISLTLAVFADRVVKGSGFYRTLLIWPYAVAPAVAGVLWMFMFSPGVGIVSYLLRSWGVDWNHLLNGSQAMALVVMAAVWKQISYNFLFFLAGLQSIPKSLIEAAAIDGAKPWRRFWTIQFPLLSPTTFFLLVINVVYAFFDTFAIIDAATQGGPGKDTAILVYKVYYDGFKAMDLGGSAAQSVVLMVIVVALTIVQFRFVEKKVTY; encoded by the coding sequence GTGGCCGCCGACAAGCGCGTCGTCTTCCGCTCGGCCTGGCTGCCGTGGGTGCTGCTGGCGCCGCAGCTGGTCATCGTGGCGGTGTTCTTCTTCTGGCCCGCGGGCCAGGCGCTGCTGCAGAGCCTGCAGCAGAGCGACGCTTTCGGCACCTCGGTCAGCTTCGTCGGGCTGGAGAACTTCCGCAATCTGTTCGGCGACCCGACCTACGTGGCCAGCTTCAAGACCACGGCGCTGTTTTCGGTGCTGGTGGCGGGGCTGGGCATCGCCATCTCGCTCACCCTGGCGGTCTTCGCCGACCGGGTGGTGAAGGGCTCGGGCTTCTACCGCACCCTGCTGATCTGGCCTTATGCGGTGGCCCCGGCAGTGGCCGGGGTGCTGTGGATGTTCATGTTCTCGCCGGGCGTGGGCATCGTGTCCTACCTGCTGCGCAGCTGGGGCGTGGACTGGAACCACCTGCTCAATGGCAGCCAGGCCATGGCCCTGGTGGTGATGGCTGCGGTGTGGAAGCAGATCTCGTACAACTTTCTGTTCTTCCTGGCCGGGCTGCAGTCCATCCCGAAGAGCCTGATCGAAGCCGCGGCGATCGACGGCGCCAAGCCCTGGCGGCGCTTCTGGACCATCCAGTTCCCGCTGCTGTCGCCCACCACGTTTTTCCTGCTGGTCATCAATGTGGTGTACGCCTTCTTCGACACCTTCGCCATCATCGACGCCGCCACCCAGGGCGGCCCGGGCAAGGACACCGCCATCCTGGTCTACAAGGTGTACTACGACGGCTTCAAGGCCATGGACCTGGGCGGCAGCGCGGCGCAGAGCGTGGTGCTGATGGTCATCGTGGTGGCGCTGACCATCGTGCAGTTCCGCTTTGTCGAGAAAAAGGTGACCTACTGA